One Danio aesculapii chromosome 11, fDanAes4.1, whole genome shotgun sequence genomic region harbors:
- the LOC130237209 gene encoding transcription factor BTF3 homolog 4: protein MNQEKLAKLQAQVRIGGKGTARRKKKVVHRTATADDKKLQSSLKKLVVNNIAGIEEVNMIKDDGTVIHFNNPKVQASLSANTFAITGHAETKQLTEMLPGILSQLGADSLTSLRKLAEQFPRQVLDNKAPKAEDIDEEDDDVPDLVENFDEASKNEAN, encoded by the exons ATGAATCAAGAGAAATTGGCTAAACTGCAAGCGCAGGTCCGGATAGGGGGCAAG GGCACTGCACGCAGAAAGAAGAAGGTGGTGCACAGAACGGCAACAGCCGATGACAAGAAACTCCAGAGTTCATTAAAAAAACTTGTGGTTAATAACATAGCTGGCATTGAAGAG GTGAATATGATTAAAGATGATGGCACAGTCATTCATTTCAACAACCCCAAAGTTCAGGCGTCTTTGTCTGCAAATACGTTTGCCATCACTGGCCACGCAGAGACCAAACAGCTTACGGAAATGCTCCCGGGAATCCTCAGTCAGCTTGGTGCTGACAGTCTCACAAGTCTGCGCAAACTTGCAGAGCAGTTCCCCAGACAGG TTCTGGACAACAAAGCTCCGAAGGCAGAAGATAtcgatgaagaagatgatgatgtcCCAG ATCTTGTAGAGAACTTCGACGAAGCATCAAAGAACGAGGCAAACTGA